In the genome of Populus nigra chromosome 9, ddPopNigr1.1, whole genome shotgun sequence, one region contains:
- the LOC133703951 gene encoding triose phosphate/phosphate translocator TPT, chloroplastic-like isoform X2, protein MWYFLNVIFNILNKKIYNYFPYPYFVSVIHLFVGVVYCLVSWAVGLPKRAPIDSNLLKLLIPVAVCHALGHVTSNVSFAAVAVSFTHTIKALEPFFNAAASQFILGQQIPITLWLSLAPVVLGVSVASLTELSFNWTGFISAMISNISFTYRSIYSKKAMTDMDSTNIYAYISIIALIVCIPPAIILEGPQLIKHGFSDGIAKVGLTKFISDLFWVGMFYHLYNQLATNTLERVAPLTHAVGNVLKRVFVIGFSIVIFGNRISTQTGIGTAVAIAGVATYSYIKAKMEEEKRQGKAA, encoded by the exons atgtg GTACTTTTTGAACGTGATATTTAACATACTTAACAAGAAGATTTACAATTACTTCCCCTATCCATA TTTTGTGTCGGTGATTCATTTGTTTGTTGGGGTGGTATACTGTTTGGTGAGCTGGGCTGTGGGCCTTCCTAAGCGCGCT CCTATTGACTCAAATCTCCTGAAGCTGTTGATTCCTGTTGCTGTCTGTCATGCATTAGGTCATGTGACCAGTAATGTCTCATTTGCAGCGGTTGCTGTCTCCTTTACTCACACAATAAAAG CACTTGAGCCCTTCTTCAATGCTGCTGCTTCTCAGTTCATATTGGGACAGCAAATACCCATAACTCTATGGCTATCGCTTGCGCCTGTCGTTCTTG GTGTGTCCGTGGCATCATTGACCGAGCTCTCATTTAATTGGACTGGCTTTATTAGTGCTATGATTTCCAACATCTCCTTCACTTACAGGAGTATCTACTCAAAGAAAGCTATG ACTGATATGGACAGCACTAATATTTATGCTTACATTTCCATCATTGCGCTCATTGTCTGCATTCCACCTGCCATTATT CTCGAGGGACCCCAACTGATCAAGCATGGCTTTAGTGATGGAATTGCTAAAGTGGGTCTAACAAAATTCATCTCAGACCTCTTTTGGGTTGGAATGTTTTATCACCTCTACAATCAG TTGGCTACCAACACCTTGGAGAGGGTTGCACCTCTTACACATGCAGTGGGCAATGTGCTGAAACGTGTGTTTGTGATTGGCTTTTCCATCGTAATCTTTG GTAACAGAATTTCAACACAAACTGGTATCGGAACTGCCGTTGCAATTGCCGGAGTGGCAACCTACTCTTACATCAAGGCCAAGATGGAAGAGGAGAAACGA CAAGGGAAAGCAGCATGA
- the LOC133703951 gene encoding triose phosphate/phosphate translocator, chloroplastic-like isoform X1 codes for MESRVLSRATTVAQVRRPLRESNGNASCSFLSIKPIGTVSEGGNLIWGRQLRPSLLLEASYPVTARKEILRPVMAAASSPAEGSDSSGDGKVAPVGFFDKYPALVTGFFFFMWYFLNVIFNILNKKIYNYFPYPYFVSVIHLFVGVVYCLVSWAVGLPKRAPIDSNLLKLLIPVAVCHALGHVTSNVSFAAVAVSFTHTIKALEPFFNAAASQFILGQQIPITLWLSLAPVVLGVSVASLTELSFNWTGFISAMISNISFTYRSIYSKKAMTDMDSTNIYAYISIIALIVCIPPAIILEGPQLIKHGFSDGIAKVGLTKFISDLFWVGMFYHLYNQLATNTLERVAPLTHAVGNVLKRVFVIGFSIVIFGNRISTQTGIGTAVAIAGVATYSYIKAKMEEEKRQGKAA; via the exons ATGGAGTCACGCGTCTTGTCTCGTGCCACCACCGTCGCTCAAGTGCGTAGGCCACTGCGAGAGAGCAACGGCAACGCTAGTTGCAGCTTCTTGTCAATCAAACCGATCGGAACAGTCAGTGAGGGCGGGAATCTGATATGGGGAAGGCAGCTTCGGCCGTCTCTTCTTCTAGAAGCATCTTATCCGGTTACCGCAAGGAAGGAGATTCTCCGGCCGGTTATGGCAGCGGCTTCGTCTCCTGCAGAAGGAAGTGATTCCTCCGG GGACGGGAAGGTGGCTCCGGTTGGGTTTTTCGACAAGTATCCAGCTCTTGTTAccggtttcttcttcttcatgtg GTACTTTTTGAACGTGATATTTAACATACTTAACAAGAAGATTTACAATTACTTCCCCTATCCATA TTTTGTGTCGGTGATTCATTTGTTTGTTGGGGTGGTATACTGTTTGGTGAGCTGGGCTGTGGGCCTTCCTAAGCGCGCT CCTATTGACTCAAATCTCCTGAAGCTGTTGATTCCTGTTGCTGTCTGTCATGCATTAGGTCATGTGACCAGTAATGTCTCATTTGCAGCGGTTGCTGTCTCCTTTACTCACACAATAAAAG CACTTGAGCCCTTCTTCAATGCTGCTGCTTCTCAGTTCATATTGGGACAGCAAATACCCATAACTCTATGGCTATCGCTTGCGCCTGTCGTTCTTG GTGTGTCCGTGGCATCATTGACCGAGCTCTCATTTAATTGGACTGGCTTTATTAGTGCTATGATTTCCAACATCTCCTTCACTTACAGGAGTATCTACTCAAAGAAAGCTATG ACTGATATGGACAGCACTAATATTTATGCTTACATTTCCATCATTGCGCTCATTGTCTGCATTCCACCTGCCATTATT CTCGAGGGACCCCAACTGATCAAGCATGGCTTTAGTGATGGAATTGCTAAAGTGGGTCTAACAAAATTCATCTCAGACCTCTTTTGGGTTGGAATGTTTTATCACCTCTACAATCAG TTGGCTACCAACACCTTGGAGAGGGTTGCACCTCTTACACATGCAGTGGGCAATGTGCTGAAACGTGTGTTTGTGATTGGCTTTTCCATCGTAATCTTTG GTAACAGAATTTCAACACAAACTGGTATCGGAACTGCCGTTGCAATTGCCGGAGTGGCAACCTACTCTTACATCAAGGCCAAGATGGAAGAGGAGAAACGA CAAGGGAAAGCAGCATGA
- the LOC133703120 gene encoding pentatricopeptide repeat-containing protein At5g46100 has translation MGVKTLLKWSKQITPSKVEQLLSAERDLRKAKIIFDSASAEYSNGFRHDHTTFGVMISKLVSANEFRPAEEMLNRMKEEKCRITEEIFLSICRGYGRVHMPLDAIRVFHKMNDFGCKPTDKSYISVFAILVEENQLKVALSFYKYMREMGVRQSVVSLNVLIKALCKNSGTIDAAFEIFREMPKRGCDPDSYTYGTLINGLCKLGKTFEAKELFKEMDTKGCSPSVVTYSCLMHGLCQAGNVDEAMGLFDKMKKKAIEPNVFTYSSLMDGLCKNGGSLEAMELLEMMVRKRHKPNMVTYSTLINGLCKEGKLAEAVETLDRMKLQGLKPDAGLYGKIINGFCNIRKFQEAATYLDEMVLGQISPNRVTWSLHVKLNNMVVQGLCTNGNLNRAFQLYIGMRTRGISIDAGTFDSLVKCFCKKGDLHKAARIFDEMVLDGCVPDDGIWSAVVGGFWDRRKVREAFESIVVELMNEFVEHV, from the coding sequence ATGGGCGTGAAAACATTGCTTAAATGGTCAAAACAAATCACCCCATCTAAAGTTGAGCAACTACTTAGTGCAGAAAGGGACTTACGCAAAGCTAAAATCATATTTGATTCCGCAAGCGCGGAATACAGCAATGGTTTTAGGCATGATCACACCACGTTTGGCGTCATGATCTCTAAATTAGTCTCCGCCAATGAGTTTAGGCCCGCGGAGGAAATGCTTAATAGAATGAAGGAAGAGAAGTGCAGAATTACTGAGGAGATATTCCTTTCAATTTGCAGAGGCTATGGCCGGGTTCATATGCCATTAGATGCCATCAGGGTTTTTCATAAAATGAATGACTTTGGGTGCAAACCCACTGACAAGTCTTACATCAGTGTATTTGCTATTCTTGTTGAAGAGAATCAGTTAAAGGTTGCGTTGAGTTTTTATAAGTATATGAGGGAAATGGGTGTTCGGCAGAGTGTTGTTTCGCTTAATGTTTTGATTAAAGCCCTTTGTAAGAATAGCGGAACGATTGATGCTGCTTTTGAGATATTTCGTGAGATGCCAAAACGCGGGTGTGATCCGGATTCGTATACGTATGGTACGCTAATTAATGGTTTGTGTAAGTTGGGTAAGACTTTTGAAGCCAAGGAGTTGTTTAAAGAGATGGATACAAAAGGATGTTCACCGTCCGTTGTCACGTACTCTTGTTTGATGCATGGCTTGTGCCAGGCTGGTAACGTGGATGAAGCTATGGGATTGTTTgataagatgaagaaaaaagccATTGAGCCAAATGTGTTTACCTATAGTTCTTTAATGGATGGTCTTTGCAAGAATGGGGGTTCTTTAGAAGCCATGGAGCTACTAGAGATGATGGTCAGGAAGCGCCATAAGCCTAATATGGTAACCTATAGTACGTTAATTAATGGGCTCTGTAAAGAAGGAAAACTTGCTGAAGCTGTGGAGACTCTTGACAGGATGAAGCTTCAGGGATTGAAACCAGATGCAGGGCTCTatggaaaaatcataaatgggTTCTGCAATATTCGCAAGTTCCAGGAGGCTGCAACCTACCTTGATGAGATGGTTCTAGGGCAGATCTCACCAAACCGAGTAACTTGGAGCCTTCATGTTAAGCTTAATAATATGGTAGTCCAAGGCCTTTGTACAAATGGCAACCTGAATAGAGCCTTTCAGTTGTACATAGGTATGCGCACTAGGGGTATCTCAATTGATGCTGGGACCTTTGATTCTCTTGTGAAATGTTTCTGCAAGAAAGGGGACTTGCATAAAGCTGCTCGCATTTTTGATGAGATGGTGCTCGATGGATGTGTTCCTGACGATGGAATATGGAGTGCTGTGGTTGGTGGATTTTGGGATAGAAGAAAGGTCCGGGAAGCTTTTGAGTCGATAGTGGTTGAACTAATGAATGAATTTGTTGAGCATGTATAG
- the LOC133702505 gene encoding protein DMP4-like, translating into MPRSLFIQAKRIYCRREKELLAMEIKVDSHHDSLNAGEEKLPLLKGVAMPNEDKNLVQKAISQTFKSTAHLANLLPTGTVLAFQLLSPIFSNQGNCDSVTRSMTAGLVVLCGLSCFLSSFSDSFRDKKGNVCYGLATFRGLWVIDGSATIPPEVAANYRLRFIDFMHALMSILVFAAIALFDQNVVDCFYPSPSTKAQEVLTALPVGIGALCSMLFIVFPTNRHGIGFPLSVN; encoded by the coding sequence ATGCCTCGCAGCCTGTTCATACAAGCCAAAAGAATTTATTGCAGAAGAGAAAAGGAATTGCTAGCAATGGAGATTAAGGTAGACTCTCATCATGATTCATTGAATGCCGGTGAAGAAAAACTCCCTCTCCTGAAGGGAGTGGCCATGCCAAATGAGGATAAGAACTTGGTGCAGAAAGCGATTAGTCAGACATTCAAGAGCACAGCCCACCTGGCCAATCTTTTACCTACTGGAACAGTTCTTGCTTTCCAGCTTTTATCGCCCATATTTTCGAATCAGGGAAACTGTGACTCGGTTACTAGGTCCATGACTGCAGGACTTGTTGTCCTCTGTGGGTTGTCTTGTTTCCTGTCAAGCTTCTCCGATAGCTTTAGGGACAAGAAAGGAAATGTGTGTTATGGGCTTGCGACATTCCGAGGCTTGTGGGTCATTGATGGGTCGGCAACCATTCCACCAGAAGTTGCTGCAAATTACCGGCTGCGGTTTATAGATTTCATGCATGCCCTCATGTCGATACTAGTATTCGCAGCTATTGCCTTGTTTGATCAGAATGTGGTAGATTGCTTCTATCCATCACCATCGACCAAGGCTCAGGAGGTCCTCACAGCATTGCCTGTCGGGATCGGTGCGCTTTGTAGTATGCTGTTCATTGTTTTTCCCACCAATCGCCATGGAATTGGCTTCCCCCTATCTGTTAACTAA